AGAAAGTTTCTCGATGTCAGCGCTCTTCTCATTTCCATTAACAACTTCCTCCGTCTCCCTGTAACATTAAACATCTCAGCAAATACAAAAGCAAAACACAACACAAAATTTTTGGACATGACAAGACCAAGCCCATAGAGACACATGGACCAAACACTCACTGAGCAATTTCATCAGTACTGGTTCCCCAATTTCCTCTACCAGCCCCTTCACGCTTAAATTCATTCCTGCGGAGAAAAGTAAATGCTTCAAACTAATACAGACGAAAAGTTGAAATGTTAATCTTTGCAAACTCCAGCTAAGAAAGCTTACCCGCGCCCAGTTCCACTTCGTCGTTCAAACACCCTACGAGGACcatcaccaccttctccaccatcAAAACCACCTCTACGGCCACCGCGGGACGAACCACGTGAACCACCATAACCCCCACGTCTTTCCAACCTGTCAACATCCCTATCACCACCACCATATCCTCCGACGGCTCCATTGCTGCTAAAAGTATTCTCGCTATTGCCAGAGTCACGTGGCTCGCGGTTGTATCCTCCCTCATGTGGCTCCCGGTTGTATCCACCTTCACGTGGCTCGCGACGTTCACGTGGCTCACGGTTGTTTCCACCACGCCCACGACCAAATCCACGGCCACCACCACGGCCTCCTCCTCGCCCTTCATTCCTAGCTTCATTCACTGTTTAACACAACCCAAACCCACTTTCCTAAATAATACTGAATGTatagaaattcatcaacaaagaatAACATAACCAATcccaaaaataaatatgaaattaTCAACAGTAACTCTGAAAAGAGCAAATTTAGATTACTGAATGTTTACAAAATTTACACCCACACATCcatgaaatgaaaataaaaaaattaggaaatgaAATTTTATAAATCAACCACAAATTTAGAGAACTGAATAAAGAAAAGCCAGTTACTCTAATGCGTACATATAAATCAGATAAACATCAAACAAAACCTACCTGAAGACTAAATCAATCATTAATAATTTCATACTCATACATGATAATTGCAAATTAAAAATCATATCCAAGAAAAATGCAACCTTTCGCACAATATGTGACTAGGAAACAATAAAAAATGAAATGTTTCACCTAAATCTTACTGAAAACACACAAAAGATGCAATCTTTAACCAACTAATAATATCAAAAATTGAAACTTTCATAAAAATATCAATAAAATGCTGAAAATCTCACCAGCCTGAGCAGGAGGAAGTGGCTTGGAAGGCAACTTAGCATGTTGCTTAACCTGCTGTTGAGGAGGAGGTGCAGTATTAGCCGCAGCAGCTAAAGCAGCTTTAGCCATCAATTGAGACAAATCTTCATTATCTTCGTCACCCAACAAATCAAATGGGTTTGAACTTGCCATGGTTATAAATATAAAATTACAAAACAAAAACCCTTAACCCTTCTTTCTCACAGGAGATTTAAACTTACAACAGAAACACTTATATATCCATGGAGAGGAGATGATGGTTGTAGATCTAATATCCTAACAATCAATAAATTTAGAAGTATGAAATGAAAAGTACAGAGAAAAAAGATCTTTAACCCTAGCCGCAACGGAGAGAAGCTAAAATGAAAGAGAGTATGAGCGTAGAGAGTCTGAAAAACCTAATCTCAAAACCCTATTTATCCGTGATGCTCGTGAgaatttattattatatttttatcaaaaataaaaaaaatgagaatATTGGTAACTATACAACCTTCAACTTTAGTACTAATTACGAAAACGGCACTGAAGAAAAGTCTAGGCATTGAGACTTGTCGACTGTCGAGTCTTCAGAGGTGAAGAGGTACAGTGTATACTGGGCGTTCCTTTATATACCCCAGAAATTGTTAATGGTACCCCATTCTTTAGTTATGATTCGGCTAACATAAAAATCGATTTTTTGTGGAATTTTTGATAACGGTACCCCCAGACTTTGCGTAGCTAAAACAAAATCCCTAAAAGGTGAGGATCCAAAATAGGGAACTTTTGTATCTTCATCCCAACTAAAACTTCAACTAGGCGGTGGAATCTGTATGTTATATTGTCGTTGAAACCATTCTAAATCTTTTCTAAGTCCTTATGATCTCTCCAATCCTATCATTCTAAAGCATGCATCTACACAAAATAAAAAAGGCCCCAGAATTTTTATCATAACCGAAATCGTAAGAAGGAGGATAGGGCAAAGACAAGACACTTACAAGCAACATCTTCAAATTCATCAGTAACCCTTTTTAGGTTTCAAAAACAAGATTGTTGTTCACAAGGTGTTTGACGAATCCTTCAATGCTTAGGATCCATGTCTTACCACTCCTTAACGATGGAGGAGCTGAAGTTGAGGTTGTCATTGTTGTTGCAGGAGAAGCAGCGGTggtgatgatttctattcgattctCGGCAACCTTTTTACTCTAAAATAAGTTGCGAGTATCAAATCTACCAAACCTTACATCAAACTTTAAgtataatcaaacaaaaaaaatatccccaaattttcaggggtttattatttatttttcctttattgaTATTTCTTTGCTTGTTTAGTCTTTCCTCCCTTTTGAAGTAATGATCCGTCTCTTCAATCCTTCAAGTTACAGAAAAATGAAGATAGTAGCAGTTTTCACGATGATTTTCTGTTTGTATACTTGGGGGTATACAACGTTGACAAGTTTGATGGGTAGGAACAGAAGTTTTAAGGGTACGGGGATAAAGGGGTGTCGTTAACATTTCGTGGGGGTATATAAAGGAGCACCCTAATAGTTAACTCTTTAGGTTTTTCCATTTTCATAATCAACAGATATTAGTCCAGTTATGTTCAATCAGTAGATGACATCACATTCTAGATCTGGAACACTGAGGCAAATAGTTGTCGCAAAACATGACtgggtaaaaaaaaatatttacacacTTGATGATAGTTAGGTGTAAGGTTGGCTCTAAACGTTCTCTAAGGTTCAACTTTCTTGGAGAACACACGTCACCAAAATTCAACTACCAAGCGTACTTGGGAACCAAGATTCAAATATAAAAAACCATTACAAAAAGCGTCGGACGCAGAAGCCCACACTTTTATCATATTGACCAAGTCAAAGGGTCAAAAAGCCAACCCTAATGGTGTCTGACGTTGGTTCTAATATCGTCTCAGGTTTACTGTAACAAATCGAGCAGAAGTTCTCCTCTGCAATctcctttctcttttctttctccttcttcCACATACGAAAAACTTGATATTGCATGGCCAGATTCATGGGGTCTTATacgattttgtgggtatattttAAAGGGTTTGTACCATTTGATGTGGAGATTCTAGATTCTGACGATGTTGTTTTGGGAGATTTTTATCTGCAAATTGATTTTATTGATGTTATGATTTCGATTTTGGTTTTAAAAGTTTGATTTCAATTAAATTGAATGTATGAAGTTGAATATGATGTCACGTCTCAGTTGCTCAAGGTTTGAATTAAGTTGATTGAGTAGAAAACTTGTaatatgaagttagggttttgcaaaTTTGTGTTTAATTAAGGCACAAATTTGTTATGAAACTTGATTGATAAATTTGTTCTGATCCTTGTTATGATTCAATTGTTGTTTGTAATAATTTAATGTATTTGTAATTTGATATataagtttacataatttttttggccattttatatgattttaagtTGATGTGTTAATGATTATATGGGTGAAATTGATGTTGTTAATATGAATTTGTTTGAGGGTTATCATCGGAGCCTTGTGCATACCTTAATGCGAATTTGTTTGTGGGAATTCATATGTTGATTATGCAAACCTTaatattattttgtttgtttgtttgttattcGAATGTTGATTGTGCTTCCCTTAATGTTTGCATGAATAGATAATTGAGGAAATCGATTTGTCTAGGTTTGAGAGGTTAGCTGAAATATCTCAAAAAAACGGGATACCAGAACATAAATGTGAGGATTTAGGTTTAAGAAAGTTTAAATTTATGAGTAATTGGTCTATGGTGAATAAGTTATACAATATACTGATAATGACAACCCTCAGGCAATGCTCCTTCTTCGGATGTGTGGTTTTTCTTCCGTATTTCAATTTAATTTTTAAGTATGCGGATAACGGATTATGTGAAGTTATATGTGAGAGGTGGTGGAAGAAGACTAGAACCTTTCACTTCCGTGAGTTTGAGATAGGTTTTACCTCTTTGGATTTCTTTCGATTGACCGGTATTTCCATTGGAGGAGGTAAGACAATTCCAGAATTACCCAATGACACATTCATGTCAAAAGATTATGAAGCTATGGATGATAAGTATTTCTCGAGTGTATTAGATCATTTGGAATTTATAAAAACTCAGGAATTGAAATTTGGAGAATATGATTCAAAGGAAAGTACCATATGTATCTCTAACTTGGCTAATTACATACAAAGCAGGAAACCACCGGTTAACAACACCTAAAATGCCAAGAAATTGACCAGAATATTCTTGCTTTGGTGTATCAGTGCTTTTTTGTTTGCAGACCGCAGTGGCAAATTAGATAAACGTTGGTGTCTAGTGTTGGATGATTTGGATGAGGTTGGGTCTTATGATTGGGGTACTCCCGCTATGGGTAATTTGTACAAACGTCTAGATGAGTGGAGTTCGTGCGACTGTCCAAGTATGGGTGGGATGTGGATGATCTTagaattttgttattatttttattttcgtaaCTGTCAGCCGGTGTTGAAGGAGGGATTAATAGATGACCAACTAGATCCCACCCTGCTATTTGTCTATTTCATGAGTCGAGCCTTCGGCGCAGGGGGAAGATAGATCCTCACAAACACTCAGTGACTGATGCACTCGCCCAGATAGACATGAGGATGGGAGATGTGGTTATTTGGGACCCCTGGTTCAAGGATAGTGTACACCAACACACTGAAGAATTTCAAACAACACTTCAGATGTCTAAGAGGAGAATTGTTTTCAAGGATGTTGTTAAGGGAACAAGAGTTTTTGCTTATCTGGCCGAGAGATGTATGAGGCAGGTGGTAGGGAAAATAGTTATCCCATGCAACCCCCCCCCCCCAGTTTGGATTTGGTATCTGAAGATGGTGTGCTTGAGATTAGCGACCACTTTCATTATGTCCCATAAAACGTGTATTCCCGAATCTGGAAAAGTAATAGCGTCGGAGCTCCGAGGAAAGAAGCAACTCACATAAATACAAGTGATGATCTCGGAGTGGGCCACATCAGTATACCTCGGAGTTTGATGCTTCAACACCCACCCCCTACCATGTCATCCCATTCATACACATATGGCCCAGCCGGACAGCCTATGGCACAACTCCCAAACATACAATGGGACATGCCTTTTTACAAAAATTCTTTTGAAGATCTAGTTCCAGTTCCAAGGACACCGACGAACCCATATGATTTTTCTCAAATCAATGCCACACTGGTTAgtcgaaattaaaaaaaaaaattatttccttgtaaatttttttgttgattatttataggAAGAGTTATCACATTTTACCGCAGAGGCTTAccgaaaaagcggggatctaacaaccacacccaatttttcgtttaggaaatctgtatggactaactccaatatatttccaagagaatcaactagacaatcagactcaatcaaggaaaatacatccaagagttatatctcaatttctcaaatcaatctgcaatcgaacaattagaaatttgtgagccggattaatatgataaataacttagatggtaccaaagaccaatatccaagcgtcaatcaatttcaatcaacaactaaaggttggattcaccaattgattgaactacgcacaacctgtgatatttcaattatataaaaatataatgcggaaaagaaataacacagacaccagaaattttgttaacgaggaaaccgcaaatgcagaaaaaccccgggacatagtccatatttgaacaccacattgtattaattcgttatagactctagcctactaaaagttaacttcagactggaatgtagttgagccctaaccaatctcccactgattaaggtacactcGGGATTCCTTACGCcttttgaaccacgccggattctgcgcacttgattcccttagctgatctcacccacaactaagagttgctacgacccaaagtcgaagacttgataaaaaaatctgtctcacacagaaaagtctattgaatagataaatctgtctcctgatgtgatttttaaatagtggtaaaaagtgattcgattctcgaacttgtgaaggataactttagacttaaattcaaaactaaatagaaaactccctaataattataacaaacactgacaaagttggtatcaatattaaaagaacattgaggctaagattccactattttctaagttcaaagtgatttggtccaaatatttatattcatgcaattttctcgtttaatttgattctaaaatattgcaacttatagattttcaaaagtaataattgtaaataccaagtatgaagcatcaagagtctataaactaagcatactccatcaaaatagatcacaatcactcaaataaaaatcatattcaataatagttcaaggcaaataatcataataataattgcaataaattaaataaatagattgtaccgctttttgttggaaaaatagcttcctctatcgcctcaacaatggggtttagctcctcatattaatcatgatctcaaaataattgtttatggctcaaaaaatgattaaaaagaagagaaggtaataACACAGATATTTGGAACGCCGTAAGTGTGTTACAAACGTCACTGTTACAGGATTTTAAGACTGTTAAACAACGATAGTGGTCTGTTGTAGTAATATGAACGACTGTTATTGGGTGtaatatgttcttcgtgttcttcctcttcagcagcagcagcagaatatggtattttcctgcaactcgatctttggagctctgtggtgttctaaacttctctgaaaggcttCCTCCTCGCCTGTTTCGGTCCCAGCatcctatttatatcaaaaataccgattaagtctctcccaaatcttccaaaatctcttcctctcTCTTCACgtcaaagttgcggcaatttcttgttttggagtttctacgcgtttctgagctttcctttttattctaaactcttccttagatagatacaaatctttgggaaggttcatagcactttaatctctctaaaattccctaaaacaggtcacacacgtgactttccatatacttctgttgtgataaaaattcatcgattgagcccagtctaatcgatttcaacacccatatcagattcctagatccataaggagtctatcctatgaaaatcagaggtttaatcgacctcaaactcctccaaatcacgatttccaaaactgccagagatatttttattggaaatgggtgctgaggacaaatctgGGTGCTGTGGACAAATTTGGGTTACATATAACCTTaggtgctccttagccaattctggggatccgtttagcaactgtcctccgggtgcctcgagcaacttttcgagccaatttctccgcaaaagcttatttctccaaaaacacctacaaagacataaaataaccaaataagcacaaaatcgagcactaacaatatatacaattgggatcaaaatagacacataaatgcgtctatcaaatacccccaaacttattatttgctagtactcgagcaaatcaaataaaataaaatcctaactcactgtcgcaggcatcgtcgattgcatttagcgtatgcaataagcctttaaacccctaggtggccctagtggccgagttatagtctcgggagggattacaagagatatactcacaaaacctttatactccagaccctaactatctacgcaaaaccttggaaggcactaaagaatctccttggttggcatacttattgactacatgaagaagtaccctgatgcgaaattccaattgttgtacacgagtttgcactcagtatactaaaattcatatataagtgacatagctctactcagacagtttctgtacatcataaccggagtcaaccaatcacatggaaagattaagaagatggataaagagatggttaaaagtgaatggtgtttcccatatctgtctgaaggcctctgccaaggtgaacctatcctaatggaatgagatacagttctgactaatatcaacacaactggcatatacaagaggaccagtggtcgataaacctaactctaggtcaacacaactggcatatacaagggcaccagtggtcgactttattgaatttattccggttggtctaatggtctggtctctttttttttgtttttttttatggtatctcaatcactctattccaccctagcaaaggtaacaaattgaatcgtgtggcccaccaaatcacttaaaaaataaaaacaaaaggattaggattcaacgagatatggcgaaactaccatgtttttttttaattctaacacctgagctctgtgcttttatgaatagactctttagatgtttccatctaatcagattggttcctcaactcctacaaccaagatgttcccatccacttagattggttagtgccaaccttaataagcataaatttctaggctctggagtttattcaactaaaagctaacaaaaagtttcttccccacccccaaacttaaatataacattgtcctcaatgtttctaatgaaagagcaataccaaacagtaaagtaacatgaggaattagtaaagagagaagtcggaaagatagtacctgggtgaagagagaaatcaaaaactaatatataacatacaatcgcctcgatggtcaatcaagggtaaacagggtcctccagagggacctcctcaatatcacctgtaggaaagggctctaaaaagggtttcaatctctgaccgttaaccttcgaagaactactaccatccgatgtctcgatctcaacagctccatgaggaaagacagtgcgaacaataaaaaggacccgtccaccgagaacgtaacttcctagggaaaagatgcaagcaggTATCATACATAAGAagtttttgacctggagaaaatgactttcttaagatactTCTATCATGAAAAAGTTTCATTttattcttatactccttagcactatcgtatgcatctctacgaatctcttccaactcattgagctggagtttcctatgggctcctgccttgtcgagtggaaaatttagctgcttaacagcccaataagctctatgttctaactcaacaggtaagtgacatgcctttccataaacaagccgataaggcgacattccaatgggagtcttaaacgcagtacggtaagcccataaggaa
The nucleotide sequence above comes from Papaver somniferum cultivar HN1 chromosome 8, ASM357369v1, whole genome shotgun sequence. Encoded proteins:
- the LOC113302524 gene encoding RGG repeats nuclear RNA binding protein A-like; protein product: MASSNPFDLLGDEDNEDLSQLMAKAALAAAANTAPPPQQQVKQHAKLPSKPLPPAQAVNEARNEGRGGGRGGGRGFGRGRGGNNREPRERREPREGGYNREPHEGGYNREPRDSGNSENTFSSNGAVGGYGGGDRDVDRLERRGGYGGSRGSSRGGRRGGFDGGEGGDGPRRVFERRSGTGRGNEFKREGAGRGNWGTSTDEIAQETEEVVNGNEKSADIEKLSGEEEATVDANKETPEVEAEPKEPEDKEMTLEEYQKVLEEKRKVLQALKAEERKVEMDKDLKKMQPLACKKTNDEIFAKLGVDKEKRKEIADKEERAKKSVSISEFLKPADGGGRNYNSSGGRGRGRGRSSRGGGSGFDRGNNSASAVAAPLIGDPGQFPTLGGK